In the Bacillus sp. Bos-x628 genome, one interval contains:
- a CDS encoding DUF3961 domain-containing protein: MKQVLIQQHNERVQARRNVLNPAEKVHDCEKGLSNYFGLNSLSDKLWFYGFFGICLAVLIVVIVPAYAQLLFM; this comes from the coding sequence TTGAAACAAGTATTGATTCAGCAACATAATGAACGAGTACAGGCCAGACGCAATGTTTTAAACCCAGCCGAAAAGGTTCATGATTGTGAAAAAGGTCTATCAAATTATTTTGGACTAAATTCTCTTTCTGATAAACTTTGGTTTTATGGATTCTTTGGAATCTGCTTAGCTGTTCTGATAGTCGTCATTGTTCCAGCATATGCACAACTTTTATTTATGTAA